The Cuculus canorus isolate bCucCan1 chromosome 5, bCucCan1.pri, whole genome shotgun sequence genome window below encodes:
- the ARHGAP11A gene encoding rho GTPase-activating protein 11A isoform X1: protein MAEQRRRLVRLAVLEELRASYGIKLKSGSCLGAAQQPGAAAAEGKIFGTSFHALPLSHVPEYGYIPSFLVDTCEYLEEHVHTEGLFRKTGSLVRLKALKSKLDQGENCLSAALPCDVAGLVKQFFRELPEPILPPHLQEGLFKAQQLGNEKKNATVLLSCLMSDRTIEALRYFFNFLRTVSLRSNENRMDSSNLAVIFAPNLLHSNEMEKMSADTEKKIRLQAAVVQTLIDHAAEIGQVPEFILEKIPAMLGVDAFQSTPSLWGHEDSENESPSECKKRKHQSVGDVVSGALNKFKSNRTPSTTPQQNKSVFSSVTPVVLTPSTKRKLPTDCSQGLSSKKRRSFKHSFAFELLPSSIFNSSSTPASVQFEPSPCVSLESSQASLSPSAGGENHLSTGIRRSKRRTSKKLYRAESGKTGCFSPKISRKEMVRRSLRLKFGLGKSNREMNIVSGCAVGNRSENIGRRLASQQSLETKTECARRDVLFSPYVREKIPKKSSKNVSKSEENLLTPKCHDKVVHRMSWNSPTVTDFQVISSNVGTLPGCPETGTCSSESVLMFGNTPVITDEFKSTTVSKQNNNLELLLCEEESNSTAETLLKIKQAFSASGSNRHNLIGDTKSSFSDVASEPLNETPCLSGLSSEKELLAEEVSENLANTKSIELLHQFNKSIVTDKQQSKKDEIKVLEKNFRTSIEIELHVTKPDIKKSTELPVPQVLAREDKINVQNSSSKDDLNKLDSFGRKEEMGLTSLQTDENRMVECRSLEEDTDKLSMAGQLPASQLPKSQNEVSNQYLQAENSDKISTKTSAVSDHGKVSDHIQWFNKLSLNDPSSTSKTKQPLKFQRTPVRQSVRRINSLLEANRRSVSSQLLQASDVGSPLVKSLSYDSALFCTQKPSKNSMALPLRTESKYDQASVSHKQLNITSTSCCRQLNPSDKPDVSVRTAGTHEQKATVHPSKSVLEDLTNQETVKSSLKVNANINIPCATPEKSTVTRSASGKERARCRGSPKNPISKVKLLPAAKPVDL from the exons ATGGCGGAGCAGAGGCGCAGGCTGGTGCGGCTGGCGGTGCTGGAGGAGCTCCGGGCCTCTTACGGGATTAAGCTGAAGAGCGGGAGCTGTCTGGGGGCCGCCCAGCAGCCCGGAGCGGCGGCCGCGGAG gGTAAAATCTTTGGAACATCCTTTCATGCATTACCGCTATCGCATGTGCCAGAATATGGTTATATTCCGAG ctttcttgttgaTACTTGTGAATATTTGGAAGAACATGTTCACACCGAGGGACTCTTCAGAAAAACTGGATCTCTTGTTCGTTTAAAAGCCTTAAAG AGTAAACTGGATCAAGGTGAAAACTGCCTCTCTGCTGCGTTGCCATGCGATGTTGCAGGGCTTGTGAAACAGTTCTTTAGAGAGTTGCCAGAACCCATCCTTCCACCTCACTTGCAGGAAGGGCTTTTCAAAGCTCAACAGCtaggaaatgagaagaaaaatgcgACTGTGTTGCTGTCCTGTTTGATGTCTGACAGAACAATTGAAGCTTTGAGATACTTCTTCAACTTTCTGAGAACTGTGTCCCTAAG GTccaatgaaaacagaatggaTAGCAGTAATCTGGCAGTGATTTTTGCTCCCAACCTCTTGCACTCGAATGAAATGGAGAAGATGTCAGCcgatacagaaaaaaaaattcgCTTGCAAGCCGCTGTTGTGCAAACACTTATTGACCATGCAGCAGAAATCG GACAAGTACCAGAATTTATCTTGGAAAAGATTCCTGCAATGTTAGGTGTTGACGCCTTTCAATCTACTCCCTCACTGTGGGGCCACGAAGACAGTGAAAACGAATCTCCCAGTGAATGTAAGAAGAGGAAGCACCAAAGTGTTGGGG ATGTGGTTAGTGGAGCATTGAATAAATTTAAATCTAACAGAACACCCTCCACCACAcctcaacaaaataaaagtg tcttttcatcAGTGACTCCAGTGGTTCTTACTCCAAGTACCAAGCGTAAGCTTCCAACTGATTGCTCTCAGGGCTTGTCCAGCAAGAAGAGAAGATCTTTTAAGCATAGTTTTGCTTTTGAGTTGTTACCAAGTAGCATTTTTAACAGCAGCTCAACACCAGCATCAG TTCAGTTTGAACCAAGCCCTTGCGTGTCTCTTGAGTCATCGCAAGCCTCACTGTCTCCTTCAGCTGGTGGTGAAAATCATCTTAGTACAGGGATCAGAAGAAGTAAGAGACGTACAAGCAAAAAATTATACAG GGCTGAATCAGGAAAGACAGGTTGTTTTTCTCCAAAGATTAGCCGAAAAGAAATGGTTCGTAGGTCACTACGCTTGAAGTTTGGTTTGGggaaaagcaacagagaaatg AATATTGTATCAGGATGTGCAGTTGGTAATAGATCTGAAAATATTGGAAGACGTCTTGCAAGCCAACAAAGTTTGGAAACCAAAACTGAATGTGCAAGAAGAGATGTACTCTTCAGTCCGTATGTCCGTGAAAAAATACCTAAGAAAA GTTCAAAGAATGTGAGCAAGTCGGAAGAAAACTTGCTAACTCCAAAATGTCATGATAAAGTAGTTCACCGAATGTCATGGAACAGTCCTACTGTTACAGATTTTCAGGTGATCAGCAGTAATGTGGGAACTCTGCCAGGATGCCCTGAAACAGGAACCTGTTCTTCCGAATCTGTTTTGATGTTTGGAAACACACCAGTTATTACAGATGAATTCAAATCCACAACtgtaagcaaacaaaacaacaacttAGAACTTTTGCTTTGTGAAGAGGAAAGTAATTCAACTGCAGAaacattactgaaaattaagcaagctttctctgcttctggaaGTAATCGTCACAATTTGATAGGTGATACAAAATCTTCCTTCTCAGATGTAGCAAGTGAACCGTTAAATGAAACTCCGTGTCTCTCAGGGCTCAGTTCAGAGAAAGAATTGTTAGCTGAGgaagtttctgaaaatctaGCAAATACAAAATCCATAGAGCTGTTGCATCAATTTAATAAATCTATTGTAACTGATAAACAGCAatcaaaaaaagatgaaattaaagTTTTGGAGAAAAACTTCAGAACTTCTATTGAGATTGAACTTCATGTCACAAAGCcagatataaaaaaatcaacagaactTCCTGTGCCGCAAGTACTGGCCAGGGAAGACAAGATAAATGTTCAGAACAGTTCGTCAAAAGATGACTTAAACAAATTGGATtcctttggaagaaaagaagaaatgggatTAACAAGCTTGCAAACAGATGAAAACCGTATGGTAGAATGCCGTAGTTTGGAAGAAGATACGGATAAACTTTCTATGGCAGGACAACTTCCTGCTTCACAGTTGCCTAAATCGCAAAATGAAGTAAGCAACCAGTACTTGCAAGCTGAAAATTCTGATAAAATTTCAACTAAAACATCAGCTGTTTCTGACCATGGAAAGGTTTCTGACCACATACAATGGTTCAATAAGCTTTCATTAAATGATCCAAGTTCGACAAGCAAAACTAAGCAGCCTCTTAAGTTTCAACGTACTCCTGTTAGACAGTCTGTAAGAAGAATCAATTCCTTATTGGAGGCTAACAGACGATCTGTAAGCTCTCAGCTCCTTCAAGCAAGTGATGTTGGTTCACCGCTTGTTAAATCTTTGAGCTATGATTCTGCACTATTCTGCACACAAAAGCCCTCAAAGAATTCTATGGCTTTGCCACTCAGGACTGAAAGTAAATATGACCAAGCTTCTGTATCTCATAAGCAGCTGAACATAACATCCACATCATGTTGCAGGCAGTTAAATCCATCAGATAAGCCTGATGTTTCTGTCAGAACTGCTGGAACGCACGAACAGAAAGCGACTGTTCATCCATCAAAGTCTGTTCTAGAAGATCTAACCAATCAGGAAACAGTGAAATCCAGTTTAAAAGTTAATGCAAACATAAATATTCCATGTGCTACCCCAGAAAAATCTACAGTCACAAGAAGTgcttcaggaaaggaaagagctcGTTGCAGAGGCTCTCCAAAGAATCCAATATCTAAAGTGAAACTGCTACCAGCTGCAAAACCAGTAGACTTATAA